The Trichoderma asperellum chromosome 6, complete sequence region AGAGGACAGCGTGCCGAATTTTACGATGAAGAACTTGGATCCTCCCGTTGATGGCGCTGCGGGCGATGGCAAGAGCCGGGAGGAGGCTGAAAAAGACagcaaggaagaagagaaagaaggggaagaaaaggcagaCGCTACCAGCACCCAGAACAATCCAGTAGAGAGCACCGAGGAGCAGCGAAATGACGAAAAGAACaaggatgaaaagaagacaaagaaatcGAATCACAACCCTCTCCACTGGTTCGGTCTGTTGGCACCCCAACCCCTTCGAACTGCTCAAATGCTATCTATCCAGGCCGTGGAAGAGGCCATCCCAAGACTCGTCGCTGTCAACGCCGAGATGGAGCACGTCGAAATTGAAATTCgcagagcaaagaagaagagagcaaaggcAATGGCTGCGTTGGCGGAAGAGAGGGAAGTTTCAAGGCAGGGGGCTGTCGAGGCGAGGTGATGAAGAGTTGGATCTGGAAGAGTAAAATATGCTAGTATTTGATGTTTTTTGGGGGGATAATATTGTGTAGTTATTAGGGGAATAGGAACTGATATAACTGATACAGC contains the following coding sequences:
- a CDS encoding uncharacterized protein (EggNog:ENOG41) produces the protein MDQQHIDSLLERYLSLIDEYSRLRAELTKLQTGVYQNIARANFTGERGMRYGQDHYDERMRALRVLDIELGEDSVPNFTMKNLDPPVDGAAGDGKSREEAEKDSKEEEKEGEEKADATSTQNNPVESTEEQRNDEKNKDEKKTKKSNHNPLHWFGLLAPQPLRTAQMLSIQAVEEAIPRLVAVNAEMEHVEIEIRRAKKKRAKAMAALAEEREVSRQGAVEAR